A genome region from Drosophila simulans strain w501 chromosome 2R, Prin_Dsim_3.1, whole genome shotgun sequence includes the following:
- the LOC27208866 gene encoding uncharacterized protein LOC27208866 yields the protein MLALTLVFAMQLLLLISVLLLLPLPGFSRELRQPYRYDRYDGNPGQNQPRNLERN from the coding sequence ATGTTGGCGCTAACACTTGTATTTGCGATGCAGTTGCTTCTGCTGATTTCGGTGCTACTGCTGCTTCCACTGCCCGGATTTTCGAGAGAACTAAGGCAACCTTATAGATACGACAGATACGACGGTAATCCTGGCCAAAACCAACCACGGAATTTGGAGCGGAACTGA
- the LOC6735210 gene encoding uncharacterized protein LOC6735210, with protein sequence MDAAYVKFMMCRCLMNRADWGLAIGCMNIVYSFFLFQFWAVELVRSLNNYTIKWVLLYGFNMMFNVIAMMRIVKRESISVFYWMCETGALLIFRVHHIYYNVDEFWLAESKLYHVCNIIIDAYIGLSLLAMIYVMCGLELESQYPEDEMENDCKFDPESAKRAAQKDEAELLARNQEEQAHLEQRKLESDREMEELNRKATLKLAQLEEEGSLSSQEIAPTAPEEENLDSSIFLMQDFPGPSAPPESVLSIEPDFYYEINDIVDSGDQQNY encoded by the exons ATGGACGCAGCTTATGTGAAATTTATGATGTGCCGGTGCCTTATGAATCGGGCGGATTGGGGCTTAGCCATTGGTTGCATGAATATTGTGTACTCCTTTTTCCTCTTTCAATTTTGGGCAGTGGAACTCGTCAGATCCCTCAACA ATTATACCATCAAGTGGGTTTTGTTGTACGGATTCAACATGATGTTCAATGTGATCGCCATGATGAGAATTGTGAAAAGGGAAAGTATCTCGGTCTTCTACTGGATGTGCGAGACTGGTGCCCTTTTAATATTCCGAGTGCATCACATATATTACAACGTAGATGAGTTTTGGCTAGCCGAAAGTAAGTTGTACCACGTTTGCAATATTATAATCGATG CTTACATTGGACTGTCGTTGCTGGCCATGATTTATGTTATGTGTGGCTTGGAGCTAGAGAGCCAATACCCCGAggatgaaatggaaaatgattgCAAATTCGATCCAGAGTCAGCCAAAAGAGCTGCTCAAAAGGATGAGGCGGAGTTGCTAGCAAGGAATCAGGAGGAGCAGGCGCACTTGGAACAGAGAAAGCTAGAAAGCGATCGTGAAATGGAGGAATTAAATCGCAAAGCCACTTTAAAACTGGCTCAGCTCGAGGAGGAGGGATCCCTGTCCAGCCAGGAGATAGCACCCACAGCACCCGAAGAGGAAAATCTCGATTCCAGCATTTTCCTCATGCAAGACTTTCCCGGACCTTCAGCTCCGCCAGAAAGCGTACTCTCCATCGAGCCGGATTTCTACTATGAGATCAATGATATAGTTGACTCCGGCGATCAACAGAATTATTAA